The following proteins are encoded in a genomic region of Candidatus Bathyarchaeia archaeon:
- a CDS encoding DapH/DapD/GlmU-related protein encodes MGARHWGDGVKVDPSSEIGSGCELGFGVVVGKGVRMGDRVVVGPHTIINGPSEIGDGTNIGPHCSLGYPSRRVLKGGSPEPLRIGRGCVIRSGSVLYEGVSIGEGVEFGHYVLVRERVEIGGGSLIGTNVVIDGNCKIGSGVSIQTGAYICANSIIGDFVFLGPYCVLTNDKYVAQREVELKGPIIESGASIGANSVIMAGVRIGEGAIIGAQALVNRDVPKRTICFGVPAKGIREVPEGWRPLLRERR; translated from the coding sequence ATGGGGGCTCGTCATTGGGGCGATGGCGTCAAGGTCGATCCATCCTCGGAGATAGGATCCGGATGCGAGCTTGGGTTTGGGGTCGTGGTAGGGAAGGGTGTTAGGATGGGGGATCGAGTCGTGGTTGGACCCCACACGATCATAAACGGCCCATCCGAAATCGGGGATGGGACCAATATAGGGCCGCATTGCTCGCTCGGATATCCCAGCAGGAGGGTATTGAAGGGCGGTAGCCCAGAGCCCCTCAGGATCGGCCGCGGTTGCGTGATACGATCCGGCTCCGTGCTTTACGAAGGGGTTTCGATCGGAGAGGGCGTTGAGTTCGGGCATTACGTGTTGGTGAGGGAGAGGGTGGAGATCGGGGGTGGCTCGCTAATAGGGACGAACGTGGTGATCGATGGAAATTGTAAGATAGGCTCCGGGGTATCCATTCAAACGGGCGCTTACATATGCGCAAATTCGATCATAGGTGATTTCGTATTCCTCGGGCCCTATTGCGTCCTAACAAACGATAAGTATGTAGCCCAGAGGGAGGTTGAGCTCAAGGGTCCGATTATCGAGAGCGGGGCCAGCATCGGGGCGAACTCCGTCATAATGGCCGGCGTTAGGATCGGGGAGGGCGCTATAATAGGAGCCCAAGCCCTCGTCAATAGGGATGTCCCCAAGAGGACGATCTGCTTCGGGGTCCCCGCCAAGGGGATCCGGGAGGTCCCGGAGGGATGGAGGCCGCTCCTAAGGGAGCGTAGGTAA
- a CDS encoding DNRLRE domain-containing protein, which yields MVEWALAALMIALVAMPAGRIAKGQGPSDWLIVVKPPSADTYVSSFVYEVGKEKVYPGPYGASEGLFVGNTYDRAFKIYGHGRAYLRFDILGVPAGAKILRAELRLFMYQAPKRELKYLAFRVLGPWDDKTMKWADQPPMADSPTAQAIVGTKAFVWVSWDITRDVELWIKNPSSNFGIALRIEEERDADGEIAAFDSKEGVHSVDGERAVPRLEIVYSGPWASGAIPLSAISTKASSSAMTQSVTVSTTKPERPTSTAVWTRSMASIEVGGETGDWGKSLSSIATLLAISALAIFALVIRRPRGARGRNPHPSI from the coding sequence TTGGTTGAGTGGGCCCTAGCGGCGCTTATGATTGCGCTCGTAGCCATGCCAGCCGGGCGGATCGCGAAGGGGCAGGGCCCCAGCGATTGGTTGATCGTCGTAAAGCCGCCATCGGCCGATACCTACGTGAGCAGTTTCGTCTACGAGGTGGGCAAGGAGAAAGTCTACCCGGGCCCCTACGGGGCCTCGGAGGGGCTCTTTGTAGGGAACACCTATGATAGGGCCTTCAAGATCTACGGCCACGGAAGGGCCTATTTGAGGTTCGATATATTGGGGGTGCCGGCGGGGGCTAAGATCCTACGGGCCGAGCTCCGCCTTTTCATGTATCAAGCGCCAAAGAGGGAGCTCAAGTATTTGGCCTTCAGGGTCCTTGGCCCTTGGGACGATAAAACGATGAAATGGGCCGATCAACCGCCGATGGCCGATTCCCCCACAGCTCAGGCCATCGTGGGCACGAAGGCCTTCGTTTGGGTCTCTTGGGATATAACGCGCGATGTGGAGCTTTGGATCAAGAATCCCTCTTCAAACTTCGGGATAGCCTTGAGGATAGAGGAGGAGAGGGATGCCGATGGGGAGATCGCCGCTTTCGATTCGAAGGAGGGCGTTCACTCGGTCGATGGGGAGAGGGCGGTCCCTAGGTTGGAGATAGTCTATTCGGGGCCATGGGCTTCCGGTGCGATCCCGCTTTCAGCGATCTCCACGAAGGCCTCAAGTTCGGCGATGACCCAATCGGTGACCGTTTCAACGACTAAACCCGAGCGCCCAACTTCGACCGCGGTTTGGACGCGATCAATGGCTAGCATTGAAGTGGGGGGTGAGACCGGGGATTGGGGCAAATCATTATCGTCCATCGCAACCCTGCTCGCCATCTCAGCGTTAGCTATTTTTGCATTGGTGATCCGAAGACCCAGAGGCGCTAGGGGGCGCAACCCTCACCCCAGCATTTGA
- a CDS encoding DUF120 domain-containing protein: MALIRLADLSAKAGADGVLVTTRELAKLMGVSQQSASRYLIELEGLGLIHRSRAPEGERIRIAEEGSRRLAELYAILRGFFERPEAELVFEGKLFTGLGEGAYYMSQEGYRRQFVERLGFDPYPGTLNLRLDRQSRSRKPLLDRIDPIMIEGFANGSRCFGPVKCFRAIVADRIEGAVLVAMRGHYGDDVIEVIAPVGLREALGLKDGQTVRVRIFPSPNPQRPST; the protein is encoded by the coding sequence ATGGCGCTGATAAGGCTCGCGGATCTAAGCGCCAAGGCCGGCGCCGATGGGGTGCTGGTGACGACGCGCGAGTTGGCCAAGCTGATGGGCGTATCCCAGCAGAGCGCCTCCCGATATCTCATAGAGCTAGAGGGGCTCGGGCTCATTCATAGGTCTAGGGCGCCGGAGGGTGAGAGAATAAGGATCGCGGAAGAGGGCTCAAGGAGGTTGGCCGAGCTTTACGCGATCCTTAGGGGCTTCTTCGAGAGGCCGGAGGCCGAGCTGGTCTTCGAGGGGAAGCTCTTCACGGGCCTCGGCGAGGGCGCCTATTATATGAGCCAAGAGGGCTATAGGCGCCAATTCGTCGAAAGGCTGGGCTTCGATCCATATCCGGGGACCTTGAACCTGAGGCTAGATCGCCAAAGCCGATCGAGGAAGCCGTTGCTGGATCGCATTGATCCCATAATGATAGAGGGGTTCGCGAACGGATCCAGGTGCTTCGGCCCGGTGAAGTGCTTCAGGGCCATAGTGGCCGATAGGATCGAGGGCGCCGTCCTAGTGGCCATGAGGGGCCATTATGGGGATGATGTGATCGAAGTGATCGCGCCGGTCGGGCTGAGGGAGGCGCTGGGGCTTAAGGATGGCCAAACCGTTAGGGTCCGGATCTTCCCCTCCCCCAACCCTCAACGACCTTCAACTTGA
- the nikR gene encoding nickel-responsive transcriptional regulator NikR codes for MGEGIVRTSFSIPRGLLRELEEVMRAKGYKKRSKVICDAIRNYLAEYRWSEGEGREVVAVISLLYDHELRGASETVIRAGHEHGPLVISTMHIHLDERNCLEVMATRGSPREIRKFAEGLVGMRGVKQLKLSVMSP; via the coding sequence TTGGGAGAGGGGATAGTCAGGACGAGCTTCTCGATACCTCGTGGCCTTTTGAGGGAGCTCGAAGAGGTCATGAGGGCCAAGGGGTATAAGAAGCGCTCCAAGGTCATCTGCGACGCCATAAGGAATTATTTGGCGGAATATCGATGGTCGGAGGGCGAGGGGAGGGAGGTCGTAGCTGTGATATCGCTCCTCTACGACCACGAACTCAGGGGGGCATCGGAAACCGTGATCCGGGCCGGCCATGAGCATGGCCCATTGGTGATCTCCACGATGCATATACACTTGGATGAAAGGAATTGCTTGGAGGTTATGGCCACTAGGGGGTCCCCAAGGGAAATAAGGAAGTTCGCCGAGGGACTGGTGGGGATGAGGGGCGTTAAACAACTTAAGTTGTCGGTCATGTCTCCCTGA
- a CDS encoding glycosyltransferase, whose translation MGRGITIGICAYNEGRNIRQLFTNLLQDQGLGNLDEIIIVCSGCTDETVPIAEFFAKADGRIKVLLEPERRGKASAVNLILREAKGEIIVFMGADVIPGELAIRRLVQRLSSWEDLGIVSGTPEPIRNETLAERISSIVWALHNRTLEALSDRLVYACGELYGLKRSIVGSIPKWVVNDDAYVAKRAEEMGYRSEICGGAKVYIRAPRTVLDYVAQRRRITFGHLQLWRRIGLYPGCVENAALKSPSLLLRTAIQMVLGRPSELPYLLAGIILEAFAAILALIDTLRGKSHSLWEIARTTK comes from the coding sequence ATGGGCCGCGGGATCACGATCGGGATCTGCGCCTATAACGAGGGGAGGAACATACGGCAGTTATTCACCAACCTCCTCCAGGATCAGGGGCTTGGCAACCTCGATGAGATCATAATCGTTTGCTCGGGCTGCACGGATGAGACCGTGCCGATCGCGGAGTTCTTCGCTAAGGCCGATGGCAGGATCAAGGTGCTCCTCGAGCCCGAGAGGCGCGGCAAGGCCTCGGCGGTCAACCTGATATTGAGGGAGGCGAAGGGGGAAATCATCGTCTTCATGGGGGCCGACGTCATCCCCGGGGAGCTGGCCATAAGGAGGCTGGTCCAGCGGCTATCCTCTTGGGAGGATTTGGGGATCGTCAGCGGGACCCCGGAGCCGATTCGCAACGAAACCTTGGCCGAGAGGATTTCATCCATAGTTTGGGCCCTTCACAATAGAACCCTTGAAGCGCTCTCGGATCGCCTCGTTTACGCATGCGGTGAGCTCTACGGCTTAAAGCGATCTATAGTGGGGTCTATACCGAAATGGGTTGTGAACGACGATGCCTATGTGGCTAAGAGGGCGGAGGAGATGGGGTATAGGTCGGAGATCTGCGGCGGAGCAAAGGTCTACATAAGGGCGCCGCGCACGGTCCTCGATTACGTAGCTCAGAGGAGAAGGATTACCTTCGGCCATCTGCAGCTTTGGAGGAGGATCGGCCTTTATCCGGGTTGCGTTGAGAACGCCGCGCTGAAGTCCCCCTCCCTCCTCCTGAGGACAGCCATCCAAATGGTCCTCGGCCGCCCATCCGAATTGCCCTACCTCTTGGCAGGGATCATCTTGGAGGCTTTCGCGGCGATCCTCGCGTTAATCGATACTCTCAGGGGCAAATCCCATTCCCTTTGGGAGATCGCCCGTACGACCAAATAG
- a CDS encoding endonuclease V, which yields MTPERLFKLQSELSRLVDSEVTLGEVGLVAGADAAYKGDFAVACAASIDMRGMEVAEANFSSGKVAFPYIPGLFALREARILVEVFKGLGARPDVCIVDGHGVAHPRGFGLACQVGLALDLPTIGVAKRRLFGAVEGDRILGTSGEVIGAILPAGPGRRLYVSVGHRISLLDALRVVGRCMREGEVIPLAIAHRLARAKLLASSHTI from the coding sequence ATGACGCCTGAGAGGCTGTTCAAGCTTCAGAGCGAACTCTCGAGGCTCGTGGATTCGGAGGTGACCCTAGGGGAGGTTGGGCTGGTCGCTGGGGCCGATGCCGCGTATAAGGGGGATTTCGCGGTGGCATGCGCCGCATCGATCGATATGAGGGGCATGGAAGTCGCGGAGGCGAACTTCTCCTCCGGGAAGGTCGCCTTCCCCTATATCCCGGGCCTATTCGCGCTCCGGGAGGCGCGGATCCTAGTGGAGGTGTTCAAAGGGCTCGGGGCGAGGCCTGACGTTTGCATCGTGGACGGCCATGGAGTGGCCCATCCCCGGGGGTTCGGGCTCGCGTGCCAAGTGGGCTTGGCCTTGGATTTGCCAACGATCGGCGTTGCGAAGCGGAGGCTCTTCGGGGCCGTGGAGGGGGATAGGATCCTAGGGACCTCGGGCGAGGTAATCGGCGCCATATTGCCAGCGGGGCCCGGCAGAAGGCTTTATGTCAGCGTTGGGCATAGGATCTCGCTTCTCGATGCCCTGAGGGTGGTGGGGCGTTGCATGAGGGAGGGGGAGGTAATCCCGCTGGCGATCGCCCACAGGCTCGCGAGGGCGAAGCTATTGGCATCAAGCCATACCATATGA